One genomic segment of Candidatus Brocadiaceae bacterium includes these proteins:
- the holA gene encoding DNA polymerase III subunit delta: protein MNIPQLKSLLTGEKNLPVCVVYGDEEYFIREALFLIKTFILKDSDPDIAMLYFKGDEVVVGALFDELRTKSFFATKGKLVVVEGADNFIVKNKIALEKYLDLPSKHSCLVLICNKWDKRTKLAKHIEKVGALVECLKLKDHALPGWIRTQVKQYKKTITPEGARRLAEDVGSNLSILDKQIEKLSLYLGDKTVLDEDAIDALISVDRNRTVFELTDAVAHRNVTSALKILHQMLMHGEHSVRIISLLAWQIKRLWRARQLLDQGIPESNIASELQVMSFFKNKFFDQVRLYSEADLMKKQAFLLETDIKTKTTSFDTQFLMELLVYKLCI, encoded by the coding sequence ATGAATATTCCTCAGTTAAAATCCTTGCTTACGGGAGAGAAAAACCTTCCTGTATGTGTTGTTTACGGTGACGAAGAATATTTTATACGTGAAGCGCTTTTTTTGATAAAGACCTTCATCTTGAAGGACAGCGATCCGGACATCGCAATGCTTTATTTTAAAGGCGATGAGGTTGTAGTAGGTGCTCTGTTTGATGAGTTACGCACAAAATCATTCTTTGCAACTAAAGGAAAACTAGTAGTTGTGGAAGGGGCGGATAATTTTATTGTAAAAAATAAAATAGCACTCGAAAAATACCTGGATTTACCTTCAAAGCACTCTTGCCTCGTACTGATTTGTAACAAATGGGACAAGCGAACAAAATTGGCAAAACACATTGAAAAGGTTGGTGCCTTGGTAGAATGTCTGAAATTAAAGGACCATGCATTACCCGGGTGGATACGTACACAGGTAAAACAGTACAAAAAAACGATTACGCCGGAAGGAGCACGGAGATTGGCTGAAGATGTCGGAAGTAATTTATCTATACTGGATAAACAGATAGAAAAATTGTCTCTTTATCTGGGAGACAAGACAGTGCTTGATGAAGATGCAATCGATGCGCTTATTAGCGTAGACAGGAATCGTACCGTATTTGAACTGACCGATGCCGTGGCGCACAGGAATGTGACCTCTGCGTTAAAAATATTACATCAAATGCTGATGCACGGTGAACATTCCGTAAGGATTATAAGTCTGCTTGCATGGCAAATAAAGAGATTATGGCGGGCCAGACAATTACTGGACCAGGGTATACCGGAGTCAAATATAGCGTCTGAATTACAGGTGATGTCCTTTTTTAAGAATAAATTCTTTGATCAGGTAAGACTGTATTCTGAGGCGGATCTCATGAAAAAGCAGGCGTTTTTGCTTGAAACGGATATAAAAACCAAAACGACTTCCTTTGATACACAATTTTTAATGGAATTGCTTGTTTATAAATTGTGTATCTGA
- the fsa gene encoding fructose-6-phosphate aldolase — translation MKFFIDTANVTEIREAHALGILDGVTTNPSLVMKSGRTFREVIEEICSIVKGPVNAEVVSTDTEGMLKEARDLANIAENIVVKIPLLKDGIKAVKVLASEDIKTNVTLCFSANQALLAAKAGATYISPFVGRLDDKGHVGMDIVQDIRTIYDNYGFQTEIIVASVRTPIHVLDAALMGADIATIPFNVFDLLVQHPLTDEGLKKFLADWEKVPK, via the coding sequence ATGAAATTTTTTATCGATACTGCAAATGTAACTGAAATTAGAGAAGCCCATGCGTTGGGAATACTGGATGGTGTAACAACAAATCCTTCTTTAGTCATGAAAAGCGGACGCACCTTTCGAGAAGTAATTGAAGAAATTTGTTCAATTGTAAAGGGACCCGTTAATGCTGAGGTTGTAAGCACAGATACTGAAGGGATGTTGAAAGAGGCACGGGATCTTGCAAATATTGCTGAAAACATCGTTGTCAAAATTCCTTTATTAAAGGATGGCATAAAGGCTGTAAAGGTGCTGGCAAGTGAAGATATAAAAACAAATGTGACTCTTTGTTTCTCTGCTAATCAGGCGCTTCTGGCGGCGAAGGCAGGGGCTACCTATATAAGCCCTTTTGTCGGCAGGTTGGATGATAAGGGACATGTTGGGATGGATATTGTACAGGACATTAGAACGATATATGATAATTACGGTTTTCAGACTGAAATAATTGTAGCAAGTGTACGTACTCCGATTCACGTTCTTGATGCGGCTTTAATGGGCGCAGATATCGCTACGATTCCTTTCAATGTATTTGATCTGCTTGTACAACATCCACTTACAGATGAAGGTCTAAAGAAGTTTCTTGCCGATTGGGAGAAGGTGCCCAAGTAA
- a CDS encoding HAMP domain-containing protein — translation MFKPTKITLSIAFLVLTFLPLFVLRLVVYPVTFNAIKNEIIKDLDISAQKQAELITRWMESCTSDIQRIANNPFVLASITPYNEGGEDQEVLTFLDSFDYFRHLWDEIKQKEVFIADRHGIVRFASGKSQKGKDFSTRDFFTKALSGSIFISNIRPSVESIENEKGILEEEAPTMFISVPVVNMMNRVEGVVIARLDLAVIDAMMRNLHLGKTGETYLINSDGIMLTESRFTEELKEKGYLKKRSALELKVINPKTGKLTESVRLCAQGLGGFDVNAYYDYRGVQVLGFWQWMPDYCWGLVAEIDADEAYGALYTLRNFILFTFGILAIGVVIIAFFLSKRISSSVSRISETAMEIANGRYTARIESNSDDEMGTLARAINKMGELLEKMSNKSSSINPAGKESDNPSQNTNVT, via the coding sequence TTGTTCAAACCGACAAAAATTACACTCAGTATTGCCTTTCTGGTACTGACATTTCTCCCGTTGTTTGTCTTGCGTTTAGTTGTGTACCCCGTTACCTTTAATGCTATAAAAAATGAAATCATCAAGGATCTTGATATTTCCGCACAGAAACAAGCGGAATTAATAACGAGGTGGATGGAAAGCTGCACCTCGGATATTCAACGGATTGCCAATAACCCTTTTGTACTCGCCTCCATTACGCCATATAATGAGGGAGGGGAAGATCAGGAAGTATTAACGTTTCTCGATTCATTTGATTACTTTAGACATCTCTGGGATGAAATCAAACAGAAAGAAGTATTTATTGCTGATAGGCATGGTATTGTAAGATTTGCTTCAGGGAAATCACAGAAGGGGAAGGACTTTTCAACAAGGGATTTTTTTACGAAAGCGCTTTCGGGATCAATTTTTATTTCGAATATTAGGCCTTCGGTTGAATCCATTGAAAACGAAAAGGGCATTCTCGAAGAGGAGGCGCCTACCATGTTTATTTCTGTTCCAGTCGTAAACATGATGAATAGGGTTGAAGGCGTTGTAATCGCTCGACTTGATTTGGCAGTAATTGATGCTATGATGCGAAATCTCCACCTTGGTAAAACAGGAGAAACCTACCTGATCAACTCTGATGGTATTATGCTTACTGAGTCCCGTTTCACTGAGGAATTAAAGGAAAAAGGATATCTCAAAAAACGATCGGCATTGGAGTTGAAGGTTATTAATCCCAAGACCGGTAAATTAACAGAGAGTGTCCGTTTGTGCGCTCAAGGATTGGGTGGATTTGACGTGAACGCCTATTATGACTATCGTGGTGTTCAAGTTTTAGGTTTTTGGCAGTGGATGCCTGATTATTGCTGGGGCCTGGTTGCGGAAATTGATGCAGATGAAGCCTACGGGGCATTGTATACCTTGAGAAATTTTATTCTGTTTACTTTTGGCATTTTAGCTATTGGTGTTGTCATCATTGCCTTCTTTTTGAGCAAGAGGATTTCTTCATCGGTAAGTCGCATCTCGGAAACAGCAATGGAAATTGCAAACGGCAGGTATACAGCAAGGATTGAAAGTAATTCTGATGACGAGATGGGCACACTTGCTCGTGCAATAAATAAAATGGGTGAATTGCTTGAAAAAATGTCAAACAAGTCATCGTCTATAAATCCTGCCGGAAAAGAATCGGACAATCCATCGCAAAATACAAACGTAACCTAG
- a CDS encoding replication-associated recombination protein A yields the protein MLKKKSQKSLFEIKNGPVQKSPLADRMRPRNLSEFAGQEHLVGKDKILQKLVENKELMSLILWGPPGVGKTTLAFIIARAMDAHFISFSAVLSGVKDIRAVIDEAKEQRDYFHKRTILFVDEIHRFNKAQQDAFLHYVEDGTITLIGATTENPSFEVNAPLLSRCKLLILKPLNDKQLKCIMQNALKDKERGFGNLTVMIKDDVLDFIACSSHGEARAALNTLESSVLFAKSDNHDLRKVSLDIAQEAMQKRALLYDKGGEEHYNVISAFIKSMRGSDPDAALYWLARMLEAGEDPLFIARRMVIFASEDIGNADPSALQLAVSVKDACHFVGMPEGWISLAQGAVYLACAPKSNASYKAYQDVLKDVKEKGPLAVPLHIRNAPTSFTKNLGYGKEYKYPHSFHGYVEQDYLPEMLKGREYYKPTDNGYDKEIKKRLILFKEKKGKVFKQDRGNQENDE from the coding sequence GTGCTGAAAAAGAAATCTCAAAAAAGTCTGTTTGAGATAAAAAATGGTCCTGTTCAAAAATCACCTCTTGCGGATCGAATGAGGCCACGAAATTTGAGCGAATTTGCAGGCCAGGAACATCTCGTTGGAAAAGATAAAATACTTCAAAAGCTTGTAGAAAATAAAGAGTTGATGTCTCTTATCCTCTGGGGGCCTCCCGGGGTGGGTAAGACAACCCTGGCTTTTATTATTGCCCGGGCAATGGATGCCCATTTTATTTCGTTCTCTGCTGTTCTCTCCGGGGTAAAGGATATTCGGGCTGTTATAGATGAAGCGAAAGAACAGCGTGATTATTTTCATAAAAGGACAATTCTCTTTGTTGACGAAATTCATAGATTTAACAAGGCACAACAGGATGCTTTCTTGCATTATGTAGAAGATGGCACCATTACCCTTATCGGAGCTACCACAGAAAATCCTTCATTTGAAGTAAATGCTCCTCTTTTATCACGTTGTAAACTGCTGATATTAAAACCACTCAATGACAAGCAACTCAAGTGTATTATGCAAAATGCCTTGAAGGACAAGGAAAGGGGATTTGGTAATTTAACGGTGATGATCAAAGATGACGTATTAGACTTTATTGCATGTAGTTCACATGGAGAAGCCAGAGCAGCCCTGAACACACTGGAATCTTCTGTCCTTTTTGCAAAGTCAGATAATCATGATTTGAGGAAAGTTAGTTTAGACATAGCTCAGGAGGCTATGCAGAAAAGGGCATTGCTGTATGACAAGGGAGGAGAAGAACATTACAACGTAATTTCGGCATTTATTAAATCAATGAGAGGGAGTGACCCTGATGCAGCGCTCTATTGGCTGGCACGCATGCTGGAAGCCGGTGAAGATCCTCTTTTTATTGCGCGACGCATGGTTATTTTTGCTTCGGAAGATATTGGAAACGCAGATCCTTCTGCTTTGCAGCTGGCAGTTTCAGTAAAAGATGCCTGCCATTTTGTGGGAATGCCTGAAGGTTGGATATCCCTAGCACAGGGTGCTGTTTACCTTGCCTGTGCACCGAAGAGTAACGCCTCGTATAAGGCCTATCAGGATGTGCTCAAAGATGTAAAGGAAAAAGGCCCTCTTGCCGTGCCACTCCATATCAGGAATGCACCTACCTCTTTCACAAAGAATTTAGGATATGGTAAGGAATATAAATATCCGCATAGTTTTCATGGATATGTGGAACAGGATTACCTTCCTGAGATGTTGAAAGGCAGGGAATACTATAAGCCTACGGATAATGGATATGACAAAGAGATAAAAAAACGGCTGATACTTTTTAAAGAAAAAAAAGGAAAGGTTTTCAAACAGGACAGAGGTAACCAAGAGAACGATGAATAA
- a CDS encoding DUF4334 domain-containing protein gives MNTANEIIKEGNTTTERALILFDKLEIADLGFMLGRWKGTGLHTNHPMDGLLEAYNWYGKEFIDPDNVHPLLFLDRKNHIFRVNPRWIPLKLLVHFTMSRNKITKRVFLAMKWFLKTDKTTAKIRMMEYRGKVSATMIYDNLPVRDIFRKIDNNTLLGMMDLKGIDQPFFFILKRENNSQQNRQKYPDAEQKQEEPRTSRVM, from the coding sequence ATGAATACCGCAAACGAAATCATTAAAGAAGGAAATACTACAACAGAAAGGGCCTTGATACTTTTTGATAAACTGGAAATTGCAGATTTAGGTTTTATGCTTGGCAGATGGAAGGGAACGGGTCTCCATACCAATCATCCAATGGATGGCCTGCTTGAGGCCTATAATTGGTATGGAAAAGAGTTTATTGACCCTGATAATGTCCATCCCCTCTTATTTTTGGACAGAAAAAACCATATTTTCAGGGTAAACCCCCGTTGGATTCCCCTGAAGCTTTTAGTCCACTTTACCATGTCAAGGAATAAAATAACAAAACGAGTGTTTCTTGCCATGAAATGGTTCCTAAAAACTGACAAAACCACGGCAAAAATTCGTATGATGGAATATCGGGGAAAAGTAAGCGCGACTATGATCTACGACAATTTACCTGTGCGTGATATTTTTAGAAAAATAGATAACAATACCTTATTAGGCATGATGGATTTAAAAGGCATTGACCAACCATTCTTTTTTATTTTAAAGCGAGAAAACAATTCCCAACAAAACAGGCAAAAGTATCCAGATGCAGAACAAAAACAGGAAGAACCAAGAACATCTCGGGTAATGTAA
- the mqnC gene encoding dehypoxanthine futalosine cyclase has protein sequence MKSNSINLSERIQNIIENSLKGERISLDEGLELFSTKKLTLLGMAAEEISRRKHPENYRTYIIDRNINYTNICASGCAFCAFYKDSDHSDGYIIPKNVLYKKIEETLRLGGRQILMQGGLHPSLKLDFYEELLRSIKERYDVHIHAFSPPEIVHFSQINGISIREVIQKLKVAGLDSIPGGGAEILVDRCRNILSPNKCTAQEWLDVMREAHTLGMRTTATMMFGHIETMAERIEHLEKIRSLQDETGGFTAFIAWTFQPKNTKLDTALSGSFEYLRTVAISRLYLDNIENIQASWVTQGAKIAQLSMKFGANDMGSTMIEENVVKAAGVSYQMDRKEIEFLIHDLGYQAKQRDLYYNVLPNRLAESWHEYRKRNH, from the coding sequence ATGAAGAGTAACTCAATCAATCTATCTGAACGTATCCAAAATATTATTGAAAATTCTCTGAAAGGTGAAAGGATTTCTCTTGATGAAGGTTTAGAACTTTTTTCAACAAAAAAACTAACACTCCTTGGGATGGCTGCAGAGGAAATTTCCAGAAGAAAACACCCGGAAAATTATCGAACCTATATTATCGATAGGAACATAAATTATACAAACATCTGCGCTTCCGGGTGCGCATTTTGCGCTTTCTATAAAGATAGTGATCACAGCGACGGATACATCATCCCGAAAAATGTATTATACAAAAAAATAGAAGAAACATTGAGGTTGGGAGGCAGGCAAATCCTTATGCAGGGTGGTTTGCATCCCTCATTGAAACTGGATTTTTATGAAGAACTTCTTCGTTCCATAAAAGAGAGATACGATGTTCACATACACGCCTTTTCTCCTCCGGAAATTGTCCATTTTTCACAAATAAATGGTATATCTATTCGTGAAGTAATACAAAAGCTCAAGGTTGCAGGGCTTGATTCAATTCCCGGCGGCGGCGCTGAAATTCTGGTTGATCGTTGCCGGAATATCCTGAGCCCGAATAAATGCACTGCGCAGGAGTGGCTTGATGTCATGCGGGAAGCGCATACACTGGGTATGAGGACTACTGCTACGATGATGTTCGGACACATTGAAACCATGGCGGAACGCATAGAACACCTTGAAAAGATCAGAAGTCTCCAGGACGAAACAGGGGGGTTTACTGCATTTATTGCCTGGACGTTTCAGCCGAAAAACACCAAACTAGACACCGCGCTTTCGGGCAGCTTTGAGTATTTACGCACGGTAGCAATCTCACGCCTCTACCTGGATAACATTGAAAACATTCAGGCGTCCTGGGTAACTCAAGGGGCAAAAATTGCGCAGCTTTCCATGAAATTCGGCGCCAATGATATGGGAAGCACCATGATAGAGGAAAATGTGGTAAAAGCAGCAGGGGTAAGTTACCAGATGGATAGAAAAGAAATAGAGTTCCTGATACATGATCTCGGATATCAGGCAAAACAGAGGGATTTATACTATAACGTACTACCTAACCGTTTAGCAGAAAGTTGGCATGAATACCGCAAACGAAATCATTAA
- a CDS encoding menaquinone biosynthesis protein encodes MEKKLRIGVVPYMNAKPLIYGLRKHSDSIELKFEVPSLLPEMLNSDQLDVALIPSIEYFRNGNYVIIPEISISSFGAVDSVKIFSKVPIQEIRTAALDKSSLTSCALTKILLKERFHVSPRYSPLNKNYDLAEIHTDAVLVIGDNAMKIIDNGFVTLDLGQAWYEFTGLPFVYAVWVVKKDRRITGINKLLKSAKETGMRFIRHLANEESLRLQFSQERCHNYLTKSIRYNLGKEEIKGLERYYQCAVSLELAPAGVEITFHEE; translated from the coding sequence ATGGAGAAAAAGCTCAGAATTGGTGTTGTTCCTTACATGAATGCCAAACCGTTAATCTATGGATTAAGAAAACATTCTGATTCAATTGAACTGAAATTTGAGGTGCCTTCTCTTCTTCCAGAGATGCTGAATAGTGATCAGCTTGATGTTGCTCTCATACCATCCATCGAATATTTCAGGAACGGAAATTACGTAATTATTCCTGAAATTTCTATTTCCTCATTCGGCGCAGTCGATAGTGTGAAGATATTTTCAAAGGTGCCAATACAGGAAATACGCACTGCCGCATTAGATAAGAGTTCGTTAACATCGTGCGCCCTCACAAAAATTCTTTTGAAAGAACGGTTCCATGTGTCTCCCCGTTATTCACCGTTGAATAAAAATTACGACCTCGCCGAGATCCATACCGATGCTGTTCTGGTGATTGGAGACAATGCGATGAAAATAATTGACAATGGTTTTGTTACCCTGGATTTGGGTCAGGCCTGGTATGAATTTACCGGTCTTCCCTTTGTGTACGCCGTATGGGTGGTCAAAAAGGATCGTAGAATCACGGGTATAAACAAACTGTTAAAATCCGCAAAAGAAACTGGCATGCGGTTTATCAGGCATTTAGCGAATGAAGAGTCGCTACGCCTTCAATTTTCACAGGAACGGTGTCATAATTACTTGACGAAATCTATCCGGTACAATCTGGGAAAAGAAGAAATAAAAGGACTGGAAAGATATTACCAATGCGCTGTATCGTTGGAGCTTGCTCCGGCGGGGGTGGAAATTACCTTTCATGAAGAGTAA
- a CDS encoding cation:proton antiporter, producing MHGTDSFSLIIDIVIIIFASFLFGIFAHKLKQSVILAYIVVGILIGPYGFALVSRIGDVQALAEIGVALMMFIIGIEFKFSKIGPIWKVIIFGGVFQIVSMIPAGYLLSRFMGYTMMDSILLGMIGAISSTMIVVKILTEKGELENLHSRIMIGLLIVQDLAVVIMVCFIINFQGLSEGNYLDFAKVLGVSALSVTTILFIGRKLLPKVMYLIVKMESKEMFLLSIFSFAVGISVTTHLLGLSISLGAFIVGFLLSEAEYNLEISALIRPLKDIFIVIFFVSVGLFINPLILMDNIFLVVSLALLIMFGKFICCSLPTWIFGYDGKTAFKVGMGMMQIGEFSFVMLSIGQKHGYLSPEIFSATIAAALISIMLTPLAIGQADRLYYFFTKIIPAGKLFGRIPQYTLAKNIEETGISGHVILCGFGRSGTKVAKGLCDKFDIIVIENDIHKIGMLKKGPYKYLYGDALNHHLLIKARVMTAKILILAIPDSHTKKIATRYAKVYNPEIMVIARAKDEKEKVELQQIGVDYSIVPESLEAIEIIGKVMA from the coding sequence ATGCACGGAACAGACTCTTTTTCACTTATCATTGATATTGTTATTATCATATTTGCTTCTTTTCTGTTTGGCATATTTGCTCATAAACTAAAACAGTCAGTAATCCTTGCATATATTGTTGTAGGAATTCTGATTGGACCGTATGGTTTTGCTTTGGTAAGTAGAATAGGTGATGTTCAGGCCCTGGCAGAGATAGGGGTTGCCTTGATGATGTTCATTATCGGAATAGAATTCAAGTTTTCAAAAATAGGGCCTATTTGGAAAGTTATCATTTTTGGCGGAGTATTTCAAATTGTATCAATGATTCCTGCAGGCTATCTGTTGTCGAGATTTATGGGATACACGATGATGGATTCCATTCTTCTCGGTATGATTGGCGCCATCAGCAGCACTATGATTGTGGTTAAAATTTTAACAGAGAAAGGTGAACTGGAAAACTTACACAGTAGAATTATGATAGGCCTTCTGATCGTTCAGGATTTGGCCGTGGTTATTATGGTTTGCTTTATCATAAATTTCCAGGGTCTATCAGAAGGCAACTATCTGGATTTTGCAAAAGTATTGGGCGTTAGCGCTTTATCAGTAACAACAATACTTTTTATAGGAAGAAAATTGTTGCCCAAGGTTATGTACTTGATCGTAAAGATGGAAAGCAAGGAAATGTTTCTCCTTTCCATATTTTCCTTTGCGGTGGGAATATCGGTAACGACCCACTTATTGGGCCTGTCTATTTCTCTTGGTGCTTTTATCGTTGGTTTCCTGCTCTCTGAGGCAGAGTATAATTTAGAGATCTCTGCTCTCATAAGGCCCTTAAAGGATATTTTTATTGTTATATTTTTTGTTTCAGTAGGATTATTTATTAATCCACTGATACTTATGGATAATATTTTTCTGGTCGTTTCTCTTGCACTGCTCATAATGTTTGGAAAATTTATTTGTTGCTCACTCCCCACGTGGATATTTGGGTATGATGGCAAAACTGCTTTTAAAGTAGGCATGGGTATGATGCAAATCGGTGAATTTTCTTTCGTAATGCTCAGTATTGGCCAAAAACATGGATATCTTTCACCGGAAATATTTTCAGCAACAATTGCAGCGGCGCTCATTTCTATCATGTTAACGCCACTTGCAATCGGACAGGCGGACAGATTGTACTATTTTTTTACAAAAATAATACCAGCAGGAAAATTATTCGGCCGTATCCCACAGTATACGTTAGCAAAAAATATTGAAGAAACGGGCATATCGGGACATGTTATCCTTTGTGGTTTTGGCCGTTCAGGCACTAAGGTTGCAAAAGGACTGTGTGATAAATTCGATATAATAGTAATTGAAAATGATATACACAAAATTGGCATGCTCAAGAAGGGTCCATATAAATACTTATATGGAGATGCATTGAATCATCACCTTTTAATCAAGGCACGTGTTATGACTGCAAAGATTCTCATTTTAGCCATACCGGATAGTCACACCAAAAAAATTGCTACACGATATGCGAAGGTCTACAACCCGGAAATTATGGTCATAGCACGGGCAAAAGATGAAAAAGAAAAAGTTGAGCTACAACAGATTGGCGTCGATTATAGTATCGTTCCTGAATCATTAGAAGCAATAGAAATAATCGGTAAGGTTATGGCGTAA
- a CDS encoding ribonuclease HI family protein produces MKTISFQELALLISHCIDRERLFKENPSVNAGMIDAFFLEILKNKKNNDLPDTSKVNHTVKGTEDVKYTKLILYTDGASRGNPGLAGIGVAIFTSDHLLVEEACEFIGKATNNVAEYRAIILAARKAVSYSADKALFKSDSELLVRQLKGIYRVKNPNILPLYHELITILDKIPHWKIEHIRREENSLADTLANRGIDSGT; encoded by the coding sequence ATGAAAACAATCTCTTTCCAGGAATTAGCGTTGCTGATTTCCCACTGTATTGACAGGGAACGATTGTTTAAGGAAAATCCATCGGTTAACGCCGGAATGATCGACGCCTTTTTTCTGGAAATACTGAAAAACAAAAAAAACAATGATCTTCCGGATACGAGCAAAGTCAACCATACGGTCAAAGGAACCGAAGACGTAAAATATACAAAACTCATACTCTATACTGATGGTGCTTCAAGAGGAAATCCAGGTTTGGCAGGTATTGGTGTTGCCATATTTACGAGTGATCATTTACTCGTCGAGGAAGCATGCGAATTTATCGGAAAAGCGACAAACAATGTGGCAGAATACAGGGCCATTATTCTGGCAGCACGAAAGGCCGTTTCGTACAGTGCTGATAAAGCACTTTTTAAATCGGACAGTGAGCTCTTGGTACGACAACTGAAAGGCATTTACCGAGTAAAAAATCCAAACATACTACCACTTTATCACGAGCTTATCACCATTTTAGATAAAATACCCCATTGGAAAATTGAACACATACGACGTGAAGAAAATTCCCTGGCAGATACTTTGGCAAACAGGGGAATTGACTCGGGAACATAG
- a CDS encoding ABC transporter ATP-binding protein, whose protein sequence is MQNSEILLQAININKEYTSGEKTLTVLKEINVTIKKGEIVGIIGASGAGKSTLLHILGILDTPSSGALLYKGTDLTKLGAKKHAEIRNRVFGFVFQFYHLLPDFTALENVLLPCLIGSRTANGSSKNEYTKKAVSLLDRVGLGNRLTHKPSQLSGGEKQRIAIVRALINSPELLLCDEPTGNLDTQTGDDIRKLIWELNENFHQTIAVVTHDEKIAKHAGRIIRIADGRILN, encoded by the coding sequence ATGCAAAACAGTGAAATTCTCTTACAGGCCATAAACATAAACAAAGAATATACTTCAGGGGAAAAGACTTTAACCGTTTTAAAGGAAATAAACGTAACCATCAAAAAAGGTGAAATAGTAGGAATCATCGGAGCCTCAGGAGCAGGAAAGAGCACACTGTTACATATTCTTGGCATTCTGGACACCCCAAGCTCAGGCGCCTTGTTGTACAAAGGAACGGATCTGACAAAACTAGGCGCAAAGAAACATGCTGAAATACGGAACAGGGTCTTTGGTTTTGTCTTTCAATTTTATCATCTTTTACCTGATTTTACGGCCCTGGAAAATGTTTTATTACCTTGTCTTATTGGAAGCAGGACAGCAAACGGGAGTTCTAAAAACGAATACACAAAGAAAGCTGTTTCGTTATTAGACCGGGTCGGATTGGGAAATCGGCTGACCCACAAACCCTCACAGCTTTCAGGCGGTGAAAAGCAACGAATTGCAATTGTACGAGCACTTATCAACAGTCCTGAATTATTATTGTGCGATGAACCTACGGGAAATCTGGACACGCAGACGGGTGATGATATACGCAAGTTGATATGGGAGTTAAATGAAAATTTTCATCAGACAATAGCAGTTGTCACCCATGATGAAAAGATTGCAAAGCACGCTGGAAGAATTATAAGAATTGCAGACGGACGTATTCTCAATTAA
- the ilvE gene encoding branched-chain-amino-acid transaminase, translated as MDLKIYINGQLFPKEEAKISVFDHGFLYGDGVFEGIRAYNGNIFALSQHLNRLYQSATAISLKIPMTKEELANAIKRTMKANNQTDAYIRVVVSRGIGKLGLDPNKCSTPQIIIITDTIELYSKSLYEKGLSIVTVSYIRNHFSTIDPKIKSLNYLNNILAKIESITAGAGEALMLNKDGYVAECSGDNIFIIKDNVLLTPPESAGILVGITRNLVMKLAQEMGITVKEELMTRYDLYFADECFLTGTAAEIIPVVEIDGKTLGTGSPGKITLNLLDRYRKLTKEGVH; from the coding sequence ATGGATTTAAAAATCTACATAAATGGCCAACTATTTCCAAAAGAAGAGGCAAAAATATCCGTCTTTGACCACGGATTCCTGTACGGTGATGGGGTCTTTGAAGGAATTCGTGCTTATAACGGGAATATATTTGCTTTAAGTCAGCACCTGAATAGACTCTATCAGTCCGCAACAGCTATTTCCTTGAAAATTCCTATGACAAAAGAGGAGCTGGCAAATGCTATCAAGCGAACCATGAAGGCAAACAATCAGACAGATGCATATATTCGCGTCGTAGTAAGTCGCGGTATCGGAAAACTCGGACTGGACCCCAATAAATGTTCAACTCCGCAGATTATCATTATCACTGATACCATAGAACTTTATTCAAAATCCCTCTATGAAAAAGGTCTGAGCATTGTAACGGTATCCTATATCCGTAATCATTTTTCTACGATAGACCCGAAAATAAAATCTCTCAACTACTTAAATAATATTCTTGCCAAGATTGAATCGATAACCGCTGGAGCCGGAGAGGCGCTTATGTTGAATAAAGATGGTTATGTCGCTGAATGTTCCGGAGACAATATCTTCATTATCAAGGACAATGTATTGCTTACGCCACCGGAAAGCGCCGGTATACTAGTAGGTATTACCCGTAATCTTGTTATGAAGCTGGCACAGGAAATGGGTATCACAGTAAAAGAAGAATTGATGACCCGATATGATCTTTACTTTGCAGATGAATGTTTTCTTACGGGAACGGCGGCGGAGATTATTCCAGTTGTGGAAATTGATGGCAAAACACTCGGCACGGGAAGCCCGGGCAAGATTACCTTGAATCTCTTAGACCGGTATCGAAAACTTACAAAAGAGGGTGTTCATTAG